One Candidatus Bathyarchaeota archaeon genomic region harbors:
- a CDS encoding DUF47 family protein: MEKWFEKRRMNKVLDIAYRQMTVALDTVNDLERTVKAASVGDKETATATIERLFHVEEEIDNLRRTVFEELTKGALSGREREDIMHLVKRLDMMADHVKDSARNVLVLLNANIPREIWRAFLEMSSQLSNTAAVLRESLRFLVEDKSKARAMSEKVEEEENKVDKKHLEIKTLLIKYGDEMSPSVLIILKDLLDSIEEAADSCADTGDYIRVLTV; this comes from the coding sequence ATGGAAAAATGGTTTGAGAAACGTCGAATGAACAAGGTTCTTGACATTGCTTATAGGCAGATGACTGTGGCATTAGACACGGTAAACGATCTTGAAAGGACTGTGAAAGCTGCTTCAGTCGGAGATAAAGAGACTGCAACAGCAACGATAGAGAGACTCTTTCATGTAGAGGAGGAAATAGATAATTTGAGGAGAACAGTTTTCGAAGAGCTTACCAAAGGCGCACTCTCTGGCCGTGAACGGGAAGACATCATGCACCTTGTGAAACGGCTTGATATGATGGCAGATCATGTAAAGGACTCTGCAAGAAATGTTCTGGTGCTCCTTAATGCAAACATTCCAAGGGAGATATGGAGAGCTTTCCTAGAGATGTCATCTCAATTATCAAATACAGCTGCGGTTCTAAGAGAAAGCCTAAGATTTCTGGTTGAAGATAAATCCAAGGCAAGAGCTATGTCGGAGAAAGTGGAGGAAGAAGAAAACAAGGTAGACAAAAAGCATCTAGAGATAAAGACGCTATTAATAAAATATGGAGACGAGATGAGCCCTTCAGTTCTAATTATACTGAAGGATCTACTGGACTCTATAGAAGAGGCGGCCGATAGCTGCGCTGACACCGGAGATTACATCCGAGTGTTAACAGTATAA